A stretch of the Mycobacterium sp. ITM-2016-00317 genome encodes the following:
- a CDS encoding glycosyltransferase family 2 protein: MPSPGPPTWPHARWVGMLDLDESTPGGEIEFAPRHADGYRTARVLVRHRHQPVAFVEAPIDDAVVRLPVPPLPAPDAAADADELPPISVVLCTRERPDQLADALNSVLALDYPDFEVVVVDNAPRTDATALVVRQCADARVRYVEEPVPGLSAARNTGLRRARHPVVAYTDDDVVVDRHWLRALAAGFGRAPQVSCVSGLVPSGELRTAPQAYFDQRVTWAGSLQRRVYSMAAPPADQPLFPFQVGRFGTGANFAVKRDRVLQLGGFDEALGAGTASQGGEDLDLFFRVLTAGDALATEPAAIVWHRHRSDNDALLAQARGYGLGLGAWLTKVALDPAHRRLAVRVLRRRFRSSLRAGADYGAIMTSPARLPGGVGDQVPSSVGRAEVLSVLGGPRALWLGRRRKRRDCATAGRR, translated from the coding sequence ATGCCGTCGCCGGGCCCACCGACCTGGCCGCACGCACGCTGGGTGGGCATGCTCGACCTCGACGAGTCGACTCCCGGCGGCGAGATCGAGTTCGCCCCGCGCCACGCCGACGGTTACCGGACGGCGCGGGTGCTGGTGCGGCATCGCCACCAGCCCGTGGCCTTCGTCGAGGCGCCCATCGACGATGCCGTGGTGCGGTTACCCGTTCCGCCGCTGCCTGCCCCGGACGCCGCCGCGGACGCCGACGAATTGCCCCCGATCTCGGTCGTACTCTGCACCAGAGAACGTCCGGACCAGCTCGCCGACGCGCTGAATTCGGTGCTCGCCCTGGACTATCCGGACTTCGAAGTGGTCGTGGTCGACAACGCTCCGCGCACCGACGCGACCGCGCTGGTGGTGCGGCAGTGCGCCGACGCGCGGGTGCGCTACGTCGAGGAGCCCGTGCCCGGGTTGTCGGCGGCCAGGAACACCGGGTTGCGCCGGGCCCGTCATCCCGTGGTGGCCTACACCGACGACGACGTGGTCGTCGACCGGCACTGGTTGCGCGCGCTGGCCGCCGGTTTCGGCCGGGCGCCCCAGGTGTCCTGCGTGTCGGGCCTGGTGCCCAGCGGAGAACTGCGTACCGCGCCGCAGGCCTACTTCGACCAGCGGGTGACCTGGGCCGGATCGCTGCAGCGCCGGGTGTACAGCATGGCCGCCCCACCGGCCGACCAGCCGCTGTTCCCGTTCCAGGTGGGCCGTTTCGGCACCGGGGCCAACTTCGCCGTGAAGCGTGATCGGGTGCTGCAGCTCGGCGGTTTCGACGAGGCGCTCGGTGCCGGCACGGCCTCGCAGGGCGGCGAGGACCTCGACCTGTTCTTCCGGGTGCTCACCGCCGGTGACGCGCTGGCCACCGAACCGGCGGCGATCGTGTGGCACCGGCACCGCAGTGACAACGACGCCCTGCTCGCGCAGGCCCGCGGGTACGGGCTCGGTTTGGGCGCGTGGCTGACCAAAGTAGCTCTGGATCCCGCGCACCGACGGCTGGCGGTCCGGGTGTTGCGCCGGCGGTTCCGGTCGTCGCTGCGCGCGGGCGCCGACTACGGGGCCATCATGACCTCGCCGGCCCGGCTGCCCGGCGGCGTCGGTGACCAGGTGCCGTCCTCGGTGGGCCGCGCCGAGGTGCTCTCCGTGCTGGGCGGACCCCGGGCGCTGTGGCTGGGCAGGCGCAGGAAACGCCGTGACTGCGCGACGGCGGGCCGCCGATGA
- a CDS encoding lysoplasmalogenase, with protein sequence MPRTRGQALWTAAAIVAAGYGVFLIVTATRVPAGAELTGQFVLQPAVKALAAVLLATAALTHPIRRERRWLVAALLFSAAGDYLLAMPWWEPSFVLGLAAFLVAHLCFLAALWPLAVSSPSRLAGVAVVVVACAALLVWFWPELLAQGMAVPVVVYIAVLAAMVCAALLAGLPTPWTALGAGCFAVSDAMIGINKFVLGTEALAVPIWWMYATSLLLITAGLLFGRTSVPSATPAG encoded by the coding sequence ATGCCCAGGACTCGAGGACAGGCGTTGTGGACGGCCGCCGCGATCGTGGCGGCCGGCTACGGCGTGTTCCTGATCGTGACCGCCACCCGGGTGCCCGCGGGCGCCGAGCTGACCGGCCAGTTCGTCCTGCAGCCCGCGGTGAAGGCGCTTGCCGCGGTGCTGCTCGCGACCGCGGCCCTGACCCACCCGATCCGCCGGGAGCGGCGCTGGCTGGTCGCGGCGCTGCTGTTCTCCGCCGCCGGGGACTACCTGCTCGCGATGCCGTGGTGGGAGCCGTCGTTCGTGTTGGGTCTGGCCGCCTTCCTGGTCGCGCACCTGTGCTTCCTGGCCGCCCTGTGGCCGCTGGCGGTGTCCTCGCCATCCCGGCTGGCCGGCGTCGCGGTCGTCGTGGTGGCGTGCGCGGCGCTGCTGGTGTGGTTCTGGCCCGAGCTGCTGGCGCAGGGGATGGCGGTGCCGGTCGTGGTGTACATCGCGGTGCTCGCGGCGATGGTGTGCGCGGCGTTGCTGGCCGGCCTGCCCACCCCGTGGACCGCGCTCGGCGCGGGGTGTTTCGCGGTGTCGGACGCGATGATCGGCATCAACAAGTTCGTCCTCGGCACGGAGGCGCTGGCGGTGCCGATCTGGTGGATGTACGCCACCTCGCTGTTGCTGATCACCGCAGGCCTGCTGTTCGGTCGCACGTCCGTCCCGTCTGCTACACCTGCGGGGTGA
- a CDS encoding DUF2207 domain-containing protein yields the protein MSAARVGKALIPLILIALGVLWPVVFHGGSGGAPVDDPVVIADYDVDIVVDAAGDLTAVETLTTEFFSTDRHGIFRYWDITNANDPHLRQRPEVTSMLLDGAPVPYRMSSEAGGRFRVAKIGDPDRYLGDGTHVFEIRYTVPGVLDPGDTGADRTFAGSTGDPGAPPSVAQLTAPPSVFFWNVIAPGWNNRIERADISVTLPGPVGTAQCSVGYGVGSACGELTVDGNRVRLSAEALPPRTPVTVRAGVDVPTPPRESVPWSYPWDRVLGQSVTGVLWLAAFTVLAGLAALAWLRTVVEKPPAFPLQYAPPPGLGPVQTEYIRTEAVSRSGLTATLLYLAERGLISLRQDGDKEWTVRGIGEPKQWSGIDPVSLAVATRLKVRNRGKVFTAEKTAHSGERLAKARADMTEEVEKWALDAGLLVPRKKELWLRAANAAAFVLMVCAFFRWGFPTTGCALPFAAFFLLSAASWRDGIGTRRTAAGRELWSRAGGFHRVLATDSAEARFDFSARKDLYLAYVPYAVAAGVAALWAKKYQAYTGAVAPQPDWYVMWPSPGGSGAGGGPDFDSFDSAVSSSIGAYTVAQAASSSSSGGSSGGGGGGGGGGGGGGGSW from the coding sequence ATGTCGGCGGCTCGCGTGGGCAAAGCGCTGATTCCGTTGATCTTGATCGCCCTCGGGGTGCTCTGGCCCGTGGTGTTCCACGGGGGCTCGGGCGGTGCCCCGGTCGACGACCCGGTGGTGATCGCCGACTACGACGTCGACATCGTCGTCGACGCCGCCGGCGACCTCACCGCGGTGGAGACCCTGACCACCGAGTTCTTCAGCACCGACCGGCACGGGATCTTCCGGTACTGGGACATCACCAACGCGAACGACCCGCATCTGCGGCAGCGGCCCGAGGTCACCTCGATGCTGCTCGACGGCGCGCCGGTGCCGTACCGGATGTCGTCGGAGGCCGGCGGACGGTTCCGGGTGGCCAAGATCGGCGACCCCGACCGCTACCTCGGCGACGGTACCCATGTCTTCGAGATCCGCTACACCGTCCCCGGCGTCCTCGACCCCGGCGACACCGGCGCCGACCGCACGTTCGCCGGGTCCACGGGCGACCCCGGGGCACCGCCGTCGGTAGCTCAATTGACGGCTCCGCCGTCGGTCTTCTTCTGGAACGTCATCGCTCCCGGTTGGAACAACCGCATCGAGCGCGCCGACATCAGCGTGACCCTGCCCGGCCCCGTCGGAACCGCCCAGTGCTCGGTCGGTTACGGCGTCGGGAGCGCATGCGGCGAGCTGACCGTCGACGGCAACCGGGTGCGGCTCAGCGCGGAGGCGCTGCCGCCGCGCACCCCGGTGACGGTGCGCGCCGGGGTCGACGTGCCGACCCCGCCCAGGGAGAGCGTGCCGTGGTCCTACCCGTGGGACCGGGTGCTGGGTCAGTCGGTCACCGGGGTGCTGTGGCTCGCCGCGTTCACGGTGCTGGCCGGACTCGCCGCGCTCGCCTGGCTGCGCACCGTGGTGGAGAAGCCTCCCGCGTTCCCGCTGCAGTACGCGCCGCCGCCGGGACTCGGCCCGGTCCAGACCGAGTACATCCGCACCGAGGCGGTCTCGAGGAGCGGCCTCACCGCCACGCTGCTCTACCTCGCCGAACGAGGCCTGATCAGCCTGCGGCAGGACGGCGACAAAGAGTGGACCGTCCGCGGCATCGGCGAACCGAAGCAGTGGTCCGGGATCGACCCGGTCAGTCTCGCGGTGGCCACCCGGCTGAAGGTGCGCAACCGCGGAAAGGTGTTCACGGCCGAGAAGACCGCCCACTCCGGCGAGCGGCTCGCCAAGGCCAGAGCCGACATGACCGAGGAGGTCGAGAAGTGGGCGCTCGACGCCGGACTTCTGGTGCCCCGCAAGAAGGAACTGTGGCTGCGTGCGGCCAACGCCGCGGCCTTCGTCCTGATGGTGTGCGCGTTCTTCCGCTGGGGATTCCCCACCACCGGTTGCGCGCTGCCGTTCGCGGCGTTCTTCCTGCTCTCGGCGGCGTCCTGGCGGGACGGCATCGGCACCCGGCGCACCGCCGCCGGCCGCGAACTGTGGTCCCGCGCCGGCGGATTCCACCGTGTGCTGGCCACCGACTCGGCCGAGGCCCGGTTCGACTTCTCCGCGCGCAAGGATCTCTACCTGGCCTACGTCCCGTACGCCGTCGCCGCCGGCGTCGCCGCGCTGTGGGCGAAGAAGTACCAGGCCTACACGGGCGCGGTTGCCCCGCAACCCGATTGGTATGTCATGTGGCCGTCGCCGGGCGGGTCGGGCGCCGGCGGCGGCCCCGACTTCGACAGCTTCGATTCCGCGGTGTCCTCGTCGATCGGCGCGTACACCGTCGCGCAGGCGGCGTCCTCGTCCTCCTCGGGCGGGAGCAGCGGCGGAGGCGGCGGTGGCGGTGGCGGCGGTGGGGGAGGAGGAGGTTCGTGGTGA
- a CDS encoding LemA family protein yields MVRFLLVVVLVLAVLVLIGFVMGYNRIRSADIRVAEALAGIDVELTRRAALIPALVHIVQSYAAHEKAVLDRVTDARAALTSATAGRSVAERSAAENRLDSALTPLLALGQSHPQLNSSENFLDLQRNLADTEDKLAFARQYYNDAVATLNRQLNTIPWMFVAPLSGVTEKEYYRTPR; encoded by the coding sequence GTGGTGAGATTCCTGCTGGTGGTGGTGCTGGTCCTCGCGGTGCTGGTGCTGATCGGTTTCGTGATGGGCTACAACAGGATTCGCTCAGCCGATATCCGGGTCGCCGAGGCGCTGGCCGGCATCGACGTCGAACTGACCCGGCGCGCCGCACTGATCCCGGCACTGGTGCACATCGTGCAGAGCTACGCCGCCCACGAGAAGGCCGTGCTCGATCGGGTGACCGACGCCAGGGCTGCGCTGACCTCGGCCACCGCGGGCAGATCGGTCGCCGAACGCAGCGCCGCCGAGAATCGGCTCGACTCCGCCCTGACCCCGCTGCTGGCACTGGGGCAGAGCCATCCGCAGCTGAACTCGTCGGAGAACTTCCTGGACCTGCAGCGCAACCTCGCCGACACCGAGGACAAGCTGGCGTTCGCCCGGCAGTACTACAACGACGCGGTCGCGACGCTGAACCGGCAGCTCAACACCATCCCGTGGATGTTCGTCGCGCCGCTGAGCGGAGTGACCGAGAAGGAGTACTACCGGACTCCGCGCTGA
- a CDS encoding transcription antitermination factor NusB, protein MGPMKRKPLDPARQAAFDVLRAVSERDAYANLALPAILRDRGISGRDAAFATELTYGTCRTRGLLDAVIAAAAGRPVDRIDPVLLDLLRLGSYQLLRTRVDDHAAVSTTVDQAGIEFDTARAGFVNGVLRTIARRDEASWVDELAPPADKDPVGHLAFVHAHPRWIAQAFADALGARADELAALLAADDARPEVHLAARPGALTAAELAEQVGGTVGRYSPYAVYLGDGDPGRIAALREGKALVQDEGSQLVARAITQAPLTGADGGRWLDLCAGPGGKTALLAALGAPAGATVTAVEPAPRRAEMVEQNTAGLPVEVVRVDGRESGLEPGFDRVLVDAPCTGLGALRRRPEARWRRQTGDVPPLAKLQRELLASAIRLTRPGGVVLYATCSPHLAETAGVVADALRRHPVTALDTSELFEPAEDAGAGSSVQLWPHRHGTDAMFAAALRVDRAPLG, encoded by the coding sequence ATGGGCCCGATGAAACGCAAACCCCTCGACCCCGCCCGCCAGGCGGCTTTCGACGTGCTGCGGGCGGTGTCCGAACGGGACGCCTACGCCAACCTGGCACTGCCCGCAATCCTGCGCGACCGCGGCATCAGCGGGCGGGACGCCGCCTTCGCCACCGAGCTGACCTACGGCACCTGCCGCACCCGCGGGCTGCTCGACGCCGTCATCGCCGCCGCGGCGGGCCGCCCGGTGGACCGCATCGACCCCGTGCTGCTTGATCTGCTGCGCCTCGGCAGCTATCAGCTGCTGCGCACCCGGGTCGACGACCATGCCGCGGTGTCCACCACCGTCGACCAGGCCGGTATCGAGTTCGACACCGCACGAGCGGGATTCGTCAACGGTGTGCTGCGCACCATCGCGCGCCGCGACGAGGCGTCCTGGGTCGACGAGCTCGCGCCGCCTGCCGACAAGGACCCGGTCGGGCACCTGGCCTTCGTGCACGCGCACCCCCGCTGGATCGCGCAGGCGTTCGCCGACGCGCTCGGCGCCCGCGCCGACGAGCTGGCCGCGCTGCTGGCCGCCGACGACGCCCGCCCCGAGGTGCACCTCGCCGCCCGGCCGGGAGCACTGACCGCCGCCGAACTCGCCGAGCAGGTCGGCGGCACGGTCGGCCGGTACTCGCCGTACGCGGTCTACCTCGGGGACGGCGACCCGGGCCGGATCGCGGCCTTGCGTGAAGGCAAGGCGCTGGTGCAGGACGAGGGCAGCCAGCTGGTCGCCCGCGCGATCACGCAGGCGCCGCTGACCGGCGCCGACGGCGGCCGCTGGCTGGACCTGTGTGCCGGGCCGGGCGGCAAGACGGCGCTGCTGGCCGCGCTCGGCGCACCCGCCGGGGCCACGGTCACCGCGGTGGAACCGGCGCCGCGGCGTGCCGAGATGGTCGAGCAGAACACCGCGGGTCTGCCCGTCGAGGTGGTCCGGGTCGACGGCCGTGAGTCGGGCCTCGAACCCGGCTTCGACCGGGTGCTGGTCGACGCGCCCTGCACCGGGCTGGGCGCGCTGCGCCGCAGGCCCGAGGCGAGGTGGCGGCGCCAGACCGGCGACGTGCCGCCGCTGGCCAAGCTGCAGCGCGAACTGCTGGCCTCGGCGATCAGGCTGACCAGACCCGGCGGCGTGGTGCTCTACGCGACCTGCTCGCCGCATCTGGCCGAGACCGCGGGAGTGGTCGCCGACGCGCTGCGCAGGCACCCGGTGACCGCGCTGGACACCAGCGAGCTGTTCGAGCCCGCCGAGGACGCCGGCGCGGGTTCGTCGGTGCAGCTGTGGCCGCACCGGCACGGCACCGACGCGATGTTCGCCGCCGCGCTACGGGTGGACCGAGCACCGTTAGGGTGA